The genomic interval tacacacatacacatacagatatacacacacacagatatatacacacacacagatataaacacacacacacagatatatacacacacacacacacacacacacagatataaacacacacacagatatatatacacacacacacacacacacagatataaatatacacacacacacacagatatatacacacacagattatatatatatatatatatatatatatatatatatatatatatacacacacactcacacacacacacacacagagatatatacacacacagattatacacacacagatatatacacaagagagatatacacacagatatatacacacagatatatacacacacatatacacacagatatatacacacagatatatacacacagatatatacacacacacacatacacagatatatacacacacacatacacagatatatacacacacacatacacagatatatacacacacacatacacagatatatacacacacatacacagatatatacacacacatacacagatatatacacacacacacacacacacacacacagatatatacacacacacacacacacatacagatatatacacacatacacacacagatatatacacacacagatatatacacacacagatatatacacacacacagatatatacacacacacagatatatacacacacacagatatatacacacacacacacagatatatatacacacacacacacacacacacacacacacacacacacacagatataaacacacacacagatatatatacacacacacacacacacagatatatatatatacacacacacacagagatatatacacacacacacacacacacacacacacacacacagatatatacacacacagatatatacacacacagatatatacacacacacagatatatatacacacacacacacacacagatatatatatacacacacacagagatatatacagacacacacacacacacacagatatatacacacacagatatatacacacacagatatatgcacacagatatacacacatagatatacacacacccacagatatacacacacacacacacagatatacacacacacacacacacacatacacatacacagatatatacatagatatatacacacacaaccatacacCATACAACTAAAACCCACAGATGCTTCCAGCTGCACTAAGAGCAATATTACCACTTTAATAACACAGCAGAGCTGTCTGCATTATTGCCTCTGAGCAGGAGGAGTACCgatgagcagggcagcagagcagTTTCCCGCCCATAGGcagcaaaaaacacacacacacacacacttacttacttACCAGGCTTCTAGGAGAttgcagtctctccgccggggttttgactccgcccccgtgtcctcccacacacgctctctcacttaccaggcttcaaggagaatgcagtctctccgccggggttttgactccgcccccgtgtcctcccacacacggcacgagtgcagattgactgcacccggccaccgtactcctccagcccctgcaggacagattttacttctgtccgtgctactcgcttcccccacacccgcgctcacttctcccgcggtgagcgggccgcaaaaatatccggggccgcatgtttgacatgcctggtgtaagtatataaatatctatatatttacCCACCATAGctattttaatgtctggttaacaATATAAAGAATGTGACCAGGGAAtagtgcatatatacatacatgcacacacatcacCCTATATAAGGCATTTTAACCTGTTCTTCAGGACAGATGCAGCTTTCAGAACTTGCTGAATAACAATCATGTCGTTTACCATATGGGGATCTGGGGCAGTCTGGGTTACAGCTTGGGGATCTGGGACTGTCTGGGTTACAGCTTGGGGATCTGGGGCAGTCTGGGTTACAGCTTGGGGATCTGGGACTGTCTGGGTTACAGCTTGGGGATCTGGGACTGTCTGGGTTACAGCTTGGGGATCTGGGGCAGTCTGGGTTACAGCTTGGGGATCTGGGACTGTCTGGGTTACAGCTTGTGGATCTGGGACTGTCTGGGTTACAGCTTGGGGATCTGGGACTGTCTGGGTTACAGCTTGGGGATCTGGGACTGTCTGGGTTACAGCTTGGGGATCTGGGACTGTCTGGGTTACAGCTTGGGGATCTGGGACTGTCTGGGTTACAGCTTGGGGATCTGGGACTGTCTGGGTTACAGCTTGGGGATTTACCACGTGATCCGTCTTCTTTTCTCAGACTATCCTTCCTGCCGCTGCCCAAGATGTGTATTACAGAGATGAAATTGGTAACATCTCTACCAGCCACCTGCTTATTCTCGATGATTCTGTGGAGATGGAAATCCGTCCCCGTTTCCCTCTGTTTGGGGGCTGGAAAACCCATTACATGATTGGTTACAATCTGCCAAGCTATGAATACCTGTACAATCTTGGTGAGTGTTCTGATTGCTTTAACTTGGTATAAGCGACTTTGTTCTGTACTCTTATCCTCATGGACCTAGTGTGGCACGTACGGTGTAGGTAATTAGGAATAAGATGCCCGGTGGTTTCTTTGTTCTTGTTAGGCCATGTCCATGGTGATTGCGCGCTCGCAATCGAGCTGCGCGATGAAAACAATGTACCGGAATTGAAGCCCATACTGCGCGTGGGTAAGCGTGATGCGTCAGAGACAAATTGTTCTTGTCTTTGTCTCGCGATGCCGTGTTAACGTCcgcggttcagccattgagggtcGTCACGGGCATGCCTTTGCCACGCCCCCCTTTGCGCAATCCAGGAATCGCCCGAGCTACATTAGAGCGTGATGTCACGGCGCTCGAGAGCGCGCACGCAATCACCCTGGACGCAGCTTTAGTGTGAAATATCCTAAAATGTTTTTTGTTCTCTTAGAATTTGTCGTGTTTCAGAGAATGTATTTCTATTAGGTCTTGTATTTTGGATGATAATGTTTTTAAAGACTCCCTCCTGACGAGAATTATAATTTTTTTGACGGAATCTCTGCGCAGTTTAAATCTcccaggtcacatgggccaataggaagacgggGGATGACATTGCAACTTCCTTTATTGGCCTGCAAGTAGAACACTGAAAGTTAGAGATGTCTTCTGGGATACAGTACTTCCTTTCCCAGCCACACAGCTGCTTTCTGAAGTGCATTCTCTACCTACAGGGGATCAGTACGCATTGAAGATGAGGTTCATTGACCACGTATTTGATGAACAAGTTGTGGATTCGCTGACGGTGAAGATAATCCTGCCTGAAGGAGCAAAGTAAGTGTTTGTAGTACCTAATTTTACCTTCGGGCCACACACTGCTTTtaatgcttttttcttttttttgtgatCTCAATTATTTCATCATGCATATGAACTGCGTTCCCTCTTTTATAATGTGAGAAATTTGCCTCTATTTTAAGACgggttagggcaggggtggctaacttcagtccccagggccaccaacaggccaggttttcaggatatccctgcttcagcacaggtgtatgTCAGTGACTcagtgactgcaccacctgtgctgaaacagggatatcctgaaactctggcccttgaggactggagttggccgcccctgacttAGTATTTGTCTCCTTTTCATTCTTGTAGGACTTTGCTTGCAGACCTTATCTTAATGGTACATTTAGCTCCCGGGGCTCCCTCCTTCCCAAGATACTTTCCGGGGAAGTTGCTGCCGGTACTACCtctttgtttaaatctcctgcttcaCACAGGCCAGCAGGAAACCCCAATGAATTCtgatgcagcttcctattggcctgcatgaaGCGGGAGATTTAAATCTCCACTTTGTTTTCCCTCGCAGGAAGGAACCGGCAGCACCTTCGTTGGTAACAGTTGAAATTAACCcggttcagccctggagacctgtttctctcaccctccacccccatccccctttccagaacttgctttttttttttttttttttttttaagaaaaagagATTTAAATATAAGAACTCACGGTGGTTGGCTAAAAGGCATCACAACCTGCAACAAATCTGCATTTATCTGGGACAAATATGGGTACTAGAACTGTGAGCTACAAACTGATTCCTGCGTGTGCTGTTTCCTGACGGATGTAACGTGACGGATATTTCAATTCTAGAAACATCCAAGTGGATAACCCCTATGCTATAAACCGGGACCCTGATGAGCTGCACTATACCTACCTGGATACCTTTGGCCGCCCTGTTATCATCGCACATAAGAACAACCTGGTGGAGCAGCACATCCAGGACGTGGTGGTGCATTACACCTTCAACAAGATCTTAATGCTCCAAGAGCCTCTGCTGGTGGTGGGAGCCTTCTACATCTTATTCTTCACGGTCATTCTCTACGTGAGGCTGGATTTCTCCATCACTAAGGTACATGCTGCAGGTGGCTTCCTAATGCGCCATGTGCCAATATGGGCTTTGACATTAGGATGCCCTTGGAGCACCATGATCTTCAATCTCTGTGCTGATGGTTCTTGTTGCGTATTCCTACAGTTCTGCCTAcgtaacacttagattgtaagcttttaggGACCTCTGTTTGCTTTTGTCTGAGACGCTAATTCCTATTATTATGTCCGGTGTGGTGCTATACAAATAGATCCATACATACTACCCCTAAATGAGTGCAAAGGTAATGAAAATATGTAGTCAACAGAGAAAAGCCGTTGGTAAAATGCTTATCTAAGTTCTTAAAGGAGCACATTGTTTGGGAAACCcgtttttatgatttattttgtatTGCAATGTTTCGTGCATCCCGTGTACTGCTAGTTATTTCGTTGTATGCTACAAGTAAAAAGATTAGGATGGTAAATAGTAATGAATGTTGGGGTATTGGTTTTTGTGCATAGATTTTAGTTGGCTGGTTTGTGAGGCTGAGCTGAGCCAGTAGATGTAGTGGTGATGCGCTTTCCACTCAAACAAATAGATGTAATGTCCGTGGGAAACACTCGGTGTGACCTGGTCCGATTTCAGGAGACATGTTTAAGCGCATACACATTAATTACCTAGATTTTATAAATGTGAAAACCCAGAGAAGTCTTTCAGGAATAAGAAACCAATTTGTTCCGTTCTGTACTTGCAGGACCCAGCTGCCGaggccaggatgaaggccgcctGCATTACAGAACAGATACTCACCCTGGTAAACAAGAGACTCGGCCTGTACCGCCACTTTGACGAATCGGTGAATAAGTATAAGCAGTCTCGGGACATCTCCACTCTGAACAGCGGGAAGAAAACCTTGGAGACTGAACACAAGAACCTGACAAATGAAATTGCTTCTCTGCAGTCCAAACTTAAAGCTGAAGGCTCTGACCTGTGTGATAAAGTAAGTTTTACCTTCATCTTCCGTGAAATGTAAatgcctcctctcccatctgtGGGTTTGGTAGTGCTGTGCAGATTAACATGCTGCTGTCCTCTTTAACACAGGGAGCCACTTGCAGTAGTTTTTAAATTCACGCCTCTGGCAATAAATCGTCCAGTTATCACATACCTTCGGACCATATGTACACCATCACCAACTTAGCGCATCTAGCTATGCAGTATGCAAATAGATACTGTATTATGCCGGTATATGAAGGGCCGTCCTTGAGAACTGGATTTGCATCATTGGGATGCAGTGAAATATTTTGGAAACGTAGTGACTTGTTTGGAAATCTTTAACCACATCAGTGCTGATAAATGCAGCCATTTATTAAAGTTAAGGAGTCCAATTAGTGGCCAGGTGAGGACCAACCAAACTGCAAAACTGTAATACAGTCTCTTAAaccctttttgctgccagacaaGTCTGCAGTGTATGGTCTGTTAAATCTGTATGTTACATCGTATCTTCTTTCTGATGACCCAAAGGTAGGAGAGATTCAGAAGCTTGATGGTCAGGTGAAGGAGATTGTTTTGAAGTCATCGACGGAAGCCGAGCGTCTGGTCGCTGGCAAGCTCAAGAAGGACAGTTACATCGAGAACGAGAAGCAGCACGCAAGCAGACGACAGGAGCTGGTTAACAAAATAGACAACATTCTAGATGCGTTGTAACTTaactatattataaaaaaaaaaaaaaaaaaagcttgtgaGATTAAGGCACAATTGTGCATGTTATGCACACTGAGCCAAGACAATACTCTTATTCCCATTTTTGTTTTGTCGGTTAAGACTTATCTACTAGTCTGTGGGTATTTTTGGCCTTGCTAAACTGCACTTGTTTGACTACCATCTCATAATCGGCCCATTACTTAGAGGCTATTACTTGCTGGTAACCAAACCTGTACTGTGCCTTATTGCCAGTATAGTTGATTTTGACAAATCGACAGGCTTGTTTAAAAATCCCAGTGGGCATCATCACGGATGACGTAGCTTGTGCCTAAAAGTGCTCTCCGATGTCCTTTTTGTTTGGAGAGAGGGTTGGGAAAAGGGGGGACAGGGTGAAAAATGAGACATGATCTGAGAATTTTTAACCAAAAAAAGTGGAAGTTGGACTTTTTGtatgtttggttttttttttggttttggtttttttttctcccactTTAATGGTTAAAGATCTCGTGGTGAAGATTCGGCTGAAATCAAATTCtaaaattacatattttttttttaacatgtttatcaATAAAATGAATCCTGCCCGTTTATGAAGTGTGTTTTGTATACATGAATGTGTAATTAGGCGGCCAGTTTTGTGACTTCTGAGTTATTCTTTATGGCAAAGTATTTACACTCGCACATTTATGCCTGCCCAGCAAACCAATGAGAAATGGCTTGTCGAGtcggtacaaagccaggtccgtTGTAATTGTTTTAACTTGTGTGACCAAAGGAAAATAAACAAGGGATTGTGGGAGTAGTAGTTTTGTGTCTTCCTTTTCATACCTGCTTAATAGGTGTGGGATAGAAGGAAGGCAGTGTTTAAAGGAGTATTGGCTGATGTGTGGATGGTTGGATAATTGGTTAGTTCTGGCCATGAATAAGATGTCGGTTTCCGGAATCACAGAAACATAGCATAAGTAGGCATCATTAAGATAGGATAGTGTAACCAAACATGATGCTGTTCTGTGCAGGATATGCAATCAGTACTTACATTATTTCCATAAACAGGAAAGCTGCtagaacaggggcggccaactccactcACGGGccgccaacagatcaggttttcactatctccctgctgcagcacagatggtgcagtctttgactgagccacctgtgctgaagcagggatatccttaacctgacctgttgtggcccttgaggactggagttagccgctTCTGTTCTAAATGTTATCAATACAGTCCGGCAGCAGCACGGCATTACATACAGATGCTTATTACATTTATCTTGGTAtttgtttaggttttttttttttttggtttaaaaACAGGGAAAGCATCTAATCTATCTTGAGGTTGTTGCCGGCTGCTTACTGTTAAGGAACTCTGAGATATGGTTGCATTTATGTAGAGATTAACATGGTCTAAAATGGTTGCTAATTTCAAATCTAGTCATTAAATACATAAAGGGTTAAGAGCATATGCTTGGAAAAGAGAACTTGTGTGCCAAATACCTTACAATCTAATCTCTGGAAGAGCGCAGAGGAACCAAATCTAGATTGGTAGCAGGTATTGTTGGAAAAAGATAACTTGATAGATAAAGGCAGGCCAGGAGGAATCCCCGCCCTGGTGATAGATCCGTGATGGCGTGTGCCCCATGCACGCAGGAA from Ascaphus truei isolate aAscTru1 chromosome 17, aAscTru1.hap1, whole genome shotgun sequence carries:
- the RPN1 gene encoding dolichyl-diphosphooligosaccharide--protein glycosyltransferase subunit 1, with amino-acid sequence MEIRPRFPLFGGWKTHYMIGYNLPSYEYLYNLGDQYALKMRFIDHVFDEQVVDSLTVKIILPEGAKNIQVDNPYAINRDPDELHYTYLDTFGRPVIIAHKNNLVEQHIQDVVVHYTFNKILMLQEPLLVVGAFYILFFTVILYVRLDFSITKDPAAEARMKAACITEQILTLVNKRLGLYRHFDESVNKYKQSRDISTLNSGKKTLETEHKNLTNEIASLQSKLKAEGSDLCDKVGEIQKLDGQVKEIVLKSSTEAERLVAGKLKKDSYIENEKQHASRRQELVNKIDNILDAL